Below is a genomic region from Henckelia pumila isolate YLH828 chromosome 3, ASM3356847v2, whole genome shotgun sequence.
TTGCAGCGGGAGCAGGATCATTCAGGCCCTATATCAAAGACAAATGCGGTGACTGGTAAAGGCTGCATTTCTTAAAAAACAGGCATCTCCGAACTAATAGTGAGAAAATAGATTCAGGTTCTTTTCCTATATCTTAATCACTTACAAGCAAATCTGGCGGTTCAGCAGCTGGAGCTTCCACTTTTACCGGTTCTATTACTTTTACCAGTTCTGGTGGAGGTGGGGACGGTGGACGCTCTTCTTTCacctctggactatttttaTATTCTATCGCTAAGATCTCCTTGGGCTTATCATCAGCCTGTTTAATTGGGCACAATTAATTGTAGCGATTGTAACATATATTTGCAAACGAACTTTCCAGCGGAATATATCAATTCAAGCACCGGGACAGCTTTGGGATGTCATAGAACTTCAGAAATAAACAAGTAGAACTTCTCCAATAAACAAGATTTATGAACAAGTTGTATCACACTATGCTCACATGAGTTTATACTTGCAAGCGATACACGCTACTATGTGGACTGTCCGCAAGTACTTCACGTTTTACCTTTAGCCGTAGGAATATGATTGGGAAATGTTGCTAGAAAATCATTTCATTCTCCCAATTAACAGATGCAAAAACAGATGTTGAGTGAtggatattaattttttattgacaaaaaagaaaaattaataaatgTATACTTAAAAAATAGGACTTCTTCTAACGGtctctctaaaatataaattggCATTCCATTTGAATATATGTCTCAACATGAACAAGTTTAAAGATGATCGAGTTACGCTAACCATACCAGACCCTTGCGAACTGCAGAAGAACGTGGTGCCTCTCTCACATACTCCTCCATGGCTTGAAGGAATGATGCAGGGGGCTATAAAACGCATCACGAAACAAAGAAATGAAATATGTATACAGGTCATAATGAATGACGAGTTACAAACAGGTAACTAAGAAGTCAAACCTGTTCAATTTTTATGTATCTTTCTCCACGTTGAACATCAAGGTTTTTACATACTTCATAGAATTCGGACAATCTTTCAGCCTAGAAAAAATcgtgataaaataaaatatatcacaACTAAATTATTTACTAGAGAGATCCCAGAAAGTAAAATTACCAATTAAGTTATACTCTTTTTTAATGGTTGTACCTGCACGCTAGCTCTCCTGTATATATCCAAAGCCTTGAGAGCATCAGGcctttgcatctcaaagaactatCAGAAATTAAGTCGTCAAAACATAAAGTCACAAAGTACTCGGAgaaaatcagaaaaaaaaaaaaaaaaaacagagttCACAAGGTGTACCTTGTCCACCAAATTAACTGTACCATCACTAATGGCATTGTAAATTTTAATACTTTCCGAAGCAACCTAGAGATAATAGAACATTAGATATGACACATAGCTATGTTCACTGCAAGCTAGTTATTCTGAACATTAACATAAAATATGAGTTGATGTACCATTGCAAGGGCCAACTGAATGACATGATTATGAATTGCTGCTCCTTGTGGCTGCATGACATCAACAACATACAAGTTCAACTATCTGATGGTCCACACATATGGAACCAAGGCCATGGATTGGACCCTGAAAACCAATGTTACTAAGATGacatttatgaaaaataaaaataaattaaattcaccTGGCAGCCGAGCACACGAAAGAGAAGTTGCTGCAAAGACGGTAAATGCTCGAGCAACTCTGGTGTGTCCAGATCTTTGGTTCTCTGAAATAATACTTACATTTAGAGGTAATCAAGAAAACAaatgacaaaaaatatttctttgcaTGCCTCATTGTTTAGACACAACAAGATTGTGATTAAAGTTTGGGAAAAAAGCATCAATTACAAATTTTTGTAATTAGCACTGGCATCATAAAGCACATATTCTAACTTGTACCAGTACTTGGCCTTATTATTAATCAGAGGCTTCAAGTTATTCTAATGTTATAGGAATTTATTAAAACAATTTCAAGCAGAGAGATTTTATAAGAactaacaaaaacaaaacaaaacgcAACAGGAACAAAAAATAGAGCGAATGTaaagtataaataaaataaaataaaacgagAGAAAGGGGTAGATTTCTCACCAGGCGATCAGCCTCTATATCATATTTCAGTATTCTAAAACACTCCAGCCTCTCCTCCAAATATAATGCATAACAGCGGACCCAAGCAGAATAATCCCAGGCTGGCCAAGTGATGCAGATCCATTTTATCgataaataattatttcatgTAACTCTGAAAGACTAATCTAAAATAAAACACTTACCATTTGGACTGGAGTCGTCCTTGAAATGCGCTATGTTAAGAATGTGGCCTCTGCTCCGACCATAATTGATAAGTTCTTCCTGGAACGTAGGATCTACTTCCCTTAATGCACGATGAATAACAATCAAAGTTTTTATGGCCACCTGCAAAACAAGATCACCGAAACAAAGATAGAGAATAACATATTCAAGAGCATTATGTGGAAGCTCAATAATAATTTCGTTTCTCAAAATTAGAAGCAGAATATATATGTGCATGGATATACACAAATTAATATAGCAATACAACTAAAcaaagattttaaaaataaatgatacTAGGCTCCTTAACCATTTACTGAAGATATAAACCTTCATAACTACCTATAGTAGATCTAAACCTACAAAACAAGAGCATCCTTTGCTTATCTGCATAGTCTCCACTAAATACATAATGAGTAGAAGCATTTCTTAGAAAAAGCAACAAGAAAAGATGTTTCATAGAGTGGCCACTGGCCAACCAAATAGCTTAGTGGAATGGCTGTAGTTTTCTAGAATGTTAAATGTTAGGTTCAATTTATATCGGATGTGTATGtgtattttttcttttaataaaaaaacaaactaGTTCAAATCCATGCTAAATGAACAAGGGTCAAGAATCTATGTGTCACATCACATGCATTCTTGGTCTACGTGTTTTGCTTGGGCAATTGGATTTAAGATGCATGAAAGTTTGATGCACCAAATTTCCCATCTTTTCTCAATAATCATTTGAAAGAAATTTGTGCTCGAAAAATGACCAAATCTTCCCCATCATATCAGTTTAAATTAAAACTTCTTATATTGTTACAGAACTTGCATAGTAGAAGCAAAATCATACAGCCAACTCTTGTTCTTCGTTCAACAGCTACACCAAACTTGCCCGGTGAAAAATGTTACAGAACTAaacattataatatattaaacaaaaatcaaGATTAATGATAATTTTTATGCAGATTGTAATCATTTTCATGAACACATACCGCCCAATTTTGAGTCTTCGACAACCTTCTTGCAAGAGCATGTATGCAATATGCAACATCTGCTCGTGGCTGTGTCGCCAATACACAAGAAAAGACAGCTGAAAACAACAAACCATGATCAGTAAATGAATCCTCCTTTAAAATCCAATCATCAGGAAATAAGGGGCAGATGGGCAATATCTTGAAATGAATGCCCACCTCTAATGTGTTTCTCTTTTGCAGGGCGTTCTACGTGATTTGTCGCCCTAACAACAGCAATGTCCACTACCTGTGTGGGCAAAAACCCAACTAATATCAAGCAACCTGATGATTAAAAGTAaccatttttatttaaatatatatattgacaGTAACCTTGTAATCACTATTAATTTTTGCCAAATTAACAGTGGTGGTATCTTTAAGTGCACCAAGAGTTTGTCTTAAACTGCTCTGTGTTCCCCCACCAGACATCCTCTATCTTAAATATGAATTCTGCTGGGAAAAAAATCCAGAAGATAAGTAATTACCACTCCCAACTTCATTTAACCAATGTTGACTTACAATTAaccaaaaaaaatgatataatcgaTTACATGAAAGAAATtttcaacaaaaacaaacagcCTGTTTCTGCtacatgaataaaaatataCCACATAGACAacaaagaaacaagaagaaaaacaaaaataaacatacAACAACCCAGCAATAATAAATAGGAAAAAAATAAGCAGCAAAATTTAAACCAAACCACACAAGAAAACCACTTTACAAATATCCTacaacataattcaacaaagcAACACAATCCCACAAAAGATAAAGCAAAACACCACCAAGAAAATCAATCTGATCACGAAACGATACATCAACAAGAAAAAAGAAACCAAAAGATCGAACATAGATCAGAGTCTTCCCAATATTGGCACAAAAACCCACCTTTCTGACTCAATCTTTCACCccacaaacacacacacaaacaaaaactcaaaatttgaaTGCAGAGAGAAAATTTAAAGATCAAAAAGGCCAGAAAAGTCAGACCTTGAGCTCAAAAATGAGGGACAGAGAGAGAAAGTTAGGGAGCTAGTCTTTTTCCTTGTTGGCTGTCAGTCTGTACCCAAGAATTTTATTCTCATAGCCCGTCGGCGTCAATTTTCTTAATATTATACAAATATACAAATTAACAAATGTATGTCCGTGAATATAGTATACATTTTCCAGCATAGGAGCACTCCTACGCATATTCATACAGCCAGTTGACACACACATAGTACATATAAATTCCAtttcaatataatataataatatataaatatatatatatatatatacacaaattTTGGCAAATATTCCAAATGGCTCCTATATTTATGAGAACTTGTCTGTTTGACTCGATCTATATTGGAGtataaaaagtattatttatagATTAGAATAGAAAATTTGTCACAAAAAATTTATAGGAAAGAAtagtttataaaaaatttatataaatatatatttatttatacgtTTGTTTAACTAAAAGAAAAGATCATTGTAGTAAGTTATTTTAACAAATGAAAGTTATAATGTTTTAAACGTATGTAAAACAGGGAATAAATCCTCTGCTACATTTGTTGTTTCAAATCGTGCTACACTTTGCTAAAAATAACCTCGTTtgcacaaattattaaaaattaaattcattaaacaacatgaatgaacaaaatataattaatcattgataaaatgttcgaTTCacctatttttttaattaaaataggcaaTAAATTGTGTCCCAAGCACGATATATGAGTAAAATaatttgttgatgattttttttaattgaaaaaataggtgaatcgaaaattttatcaatgattaattatattttgttcatccattttgtttaatgaatttaatttttaataatttgtgcaAACGGGGTTGTTTTTAGCAAAGTGTAACACAGTTTGTAGCACCAAGTGTAGCAGATGATTTCGTCCCTGTAAAACAAGGATCATAAATTTAGATCTTCCCCAATTCAGTATTTATTTGGTATATAGTTAACTCCGTGTTATGCATACATTTTGACTCCAAAATAaccatatatattatattacatgttttgattttttgctCTAAACAGACGGCGTGAAATTGAATTCATAGAAGCTTCCATAGTGGGCCGTTAGCTTTGACGGAAAAAGACGGGTAGAAATGCGTAGGACCAGGCTGGTTAAGTAAAACTTTTGTCTTCACTATAATCTTGGatttgttgtgaaaaaataaaaatttatggtaaaatgtaaaaattttaaatttcaaaatatatcaaactctacactttataatatttttctctcaactcaattgtatttttcatcacaaatgaagacctatttatagatccacatttgagattattccaaaaaataaatacatcatcatctacatcatcacacactaattttccatattttacaactcaatattcaacattcaacattcaatattcaacataatattaataataataatatatttttcaacactcccccttgtgatgatgatcgtgatatgatgactgtcttcattacgtgttttatactgcctcgttaaaaaccttactaggaaaaatccagtgggataaaaaccatagtaagtgcagccacgtaaactccccctcatgttaacataagtgattcttcacatattccgcagattgcgcatcccaatgttgtatatatgctttctgaatatcgtcgtaggaagtgcctttgtgaagagatctgatgagttctcactggATTGAATGTagcagatatcaatatctttattcttctcaagctcttgagtgtatgcaaagaactttgggggtatatgttttgttctgtcacttttgatgtatccttctttcatttgagcaatacatgcagcattgtcttcatacaacgtcacaggcttcttgtctactgataatccacaagaagtttggatatgttgtgtcattgattttagccaaacacattcacagcttgcttcatgtagtgcaataatctcagcgtgatttgatgaagttgttacgaatgtttgtttctgtgaacgccaagaaattgcggtgccttcacgagtaaatacatatccgatttgggaacgtgtcttatgtggatcagataaatatccagcatcggcataaccaatgatactttgattggtgtcttttgagtacaaaagtcccaaatctgtcgttccttgtagataacgaaatatatgtttaattccgttccagtgcctctttgttggatatgaactgaatcttgccaataaatttacagcaaaagatatatctggtctagtgcaatttgcaagatacataagggcaccaatgacacttagatatggtacttctggaccaagaataacttcatcatcttcacatggacggaatggatcattttctatgtttaatgatcttacaaccattggagtacttaatggatttgatttatccatattaaaatgtttaaggatcttttctgtataatttgcctggtgaacaaaaatttcacattctttttgttctatttgcaaacccagacagtacttggtttttccaagatccttcatttcgaattcttccttcaagtacatcataaccttttgaatttttttattctttccaatgatgtttaaatcatcaacatatacagcaataattacacaccCGGATGtttttttcttgatgaaaacacaagggcatattggatcatttacatatccttttttcatcaagtgctcacgtagccgattataccacattcggccggattgcttcaacccatataatgatctttgcaattttacagaataaaattctctgggttttgaactttgtgcctcaggcatcttaaatccttcaggaattttcatgtatatatcactatcaagtgatccgtataagtaagccgtAAAAACGTCCatcagacacatttccaaattttcagacactgccaaactaatcaaatatcgaaacgtaattgcatctataacaggagaatacgtttcttcataatcaattcaggcctttgagaaaaaccttgtgcaacaagtctagctttatatcttactatttcatttttctcatttcgctttcgaataaaaactcatttgtatccaacagattttacaccttcaggtgtgaggactataggtccaaaaacattgcatttatttagcgaatccaattcaacctggatgacatcttttcattttgcccaatcatgacgagttttacattcaccaaaggattttggttcatgatcctcattttcatttatgatgtcacatgccatattataagaaaatatctcatcaatatcttctatatctcttcggttccatatttttccagtattaatataattgatagagatttcatgattctcgacagtttgtggttctgacagaacattttcatcatcaggtgttttttctggaacaccattttctattttatgatcatcgtgtttctctatgccttttttttccgaggatttttatccttgaaaTCGACTGActttccacgcttcaagcgttttatgacatcatgggtgtcttcaatttgtttctttggaatttcaattcgagcaggggaatttacagcatgtatatatgattttgttaccccttttgtgtctgcaaatgcatctggcatttgatttgcaattatttccaagtgcacaatttgctgtacatctttctcacattgtttggtccttggatccaaatgtaacaatgatggtacataccatgtgattattttttcgatgtgtttcttttctccccctaacattgggaagatttcttcattaaaatgacaatcagcaaaacgtgctgtaaacatatcgcctgtctgaggctcaagatatcgaatgattgatgggctatcataaccgatataaataccgatttttctttgaggacccattttttatcgttgaggtggtgcaataggcacatataccatacatccaaaaattctcagatgagaaatatttggttctttaccaaatgcaagcttcaatggggagaatttatgatatgcacttggtctgatgcgaattaatgccgcagcatgtaaaattgcatgtccccatatagaaatagggagttttgttctcataatcattggtctagcaatcagttgtagacgtttaatcaatgattcagctaattcattctgtgtatgaacatgagcaacaggatgttcaacagtaattcccattgacatacaatagtcattgaaagtttgggaagtaaattctccagcattatcaagtcttattttcttgattgtataatcgggaaattgattccgcaattttattatttgagccattagttttgcaaatgccacattccgagttgacaataagcatacatgtgaccatcagctggaggcatcgatcaataccataaaatatcgaaatggtccacatggtggatgaattggaccacaaatatcaccctgaatacgttcaaaaaatatgggtgattctgtttgaattttagctggcgatggtcttataataagtttttcaagagaacatgatttacattgaaacttattattctgaaagatcttctggtctttcaatggatgaccatgcgtattttcaataattcttcgcatcattattgaaccaggatgtcccaatcgatcatgccaattgttTAATATTGAaaaactattaaccaccatatttgattcgattggccttatatgtgtataatgcaatctagtagggagcattgataatttttcaaccacacatttctttcctgatttatatgtggtaagacacatatatttctgatttccatcagttatcgtctcagtatcatatccatgagaatatatgtcattaaaactcaacaaatctcttttcgattgtggtgaatataaaacatcatttatcagaaattttgtaccatttggtaacaaaaattgtgctttaccacaaccttcaatcaagtctacaggacctgatattatattcaccattgtttttgttggttttatttccaagaaatatctttcatctcgcagaatagtgtgcgttgtaccactatccggtatgcaaatttccatgatattatttccatgtttgctcatagcattttccatatcaaacttcacaaaaatgcaataaagaaaaattaagtacaatacgaatgcaaaatataacatgctttataatacaagaatgcatgaaaaatacaaatttgttacaatctagttCCACCAAtctttaatcaatgtcttcgaaatcattcaaaaaatctgcagcattgaaactagttgaaccaattaaatggtcactattttcaacaaaattggtctcttttcctttcccttttatcgattctttatagagcttacataggtgctcaggggttcgacaaatatgtgaccaatatcctggagtgccacatctataacaaacactctcaggtctttttgagtgattttcattttcactcgtattttcatgctgcctttttggtgggtggttcgtgacgttcttttgagatgagttattgaagtaactatctcgattattttcatatccacggccgtgaccacgaccgcgatcatttttacgtccacgtccacttCCActtccacgcccacgtcctcgacctcgtccacgaccaaaatctggtctatgcctttgattttgattttcatttttcattacgacatttgcttcaggaaatgccgttgatccagtgggtcgggattgatgattttttattaataattcgttgttctttttcgCCACAAAAAGACATgcaatgagttcagaatatctcgtaaaaccacgcactctatactgttgctgtagagttatatttgatgcgtgaaaagtggaaaatgttttctcaagcatttccatctctgtgacttcaagtccac
It encodes:
- the LOC140886197 gene encoding putative clathrin assembly protein At5g35200; translated protein: MSGGGTQSSLRQTLGALKDTTTVNLAKINSDYKVVDIAVVRATNHVERPAKEKHIRAVFSCVLATQPRADVAYCIHALARRLSKTQNWAVAIKTLIVIHRALREVDPTFQEELINYGRSRGHILNIAHFKDDSSPNAWDYSAWVRCYALYLEERLECFRILKYDIEADRLRTKDLDTPELLEHLPSLQQLLFRVLGCQPQGAAIHNHVIQLALAMVASESIKIYNAISDGTVNLVDKFFEMQRPDALKALDIYRRASVQAERLSEFYEVCKNLDVQRGERYIKIEQPPASFLQAMEEYVREAPRSSAVRKGLADDKPKEILAIEYKNSPEVKEERPPSPPPPELVKVIEPVKVEAPAAEPPDLLGLNDPAPAAIELDQKNALALAIVPVGSPAQPVSTGPNLANGTTGWELALVTAPSSNESTAASSKLAGGLDKLTLDSLYEDAIRRNNQQNVSYNPWDQAPMANSMMPQQVAHDPFYASNAVAAPNFVQMGAMANQQPSFMYHPRQMMFAGQQQQPLMIMGQPPPMNPFGNAHVASGHSYGSGMPVQAYNPYSGLI